A window of Ignavibacterium sp. contains these coding sequences:
- a CDS encoding NAD(P)H-dependent oxidoreductase, with the protein MIKILIINGHPDKESFNFGLAEAYKKGALSRGHEVKEIIIRDLNFNPNLQFGYRKRTELEPDLLDAQEKIKWADHLVLIYPVWWGSIPAIMKGFFDRVFLPGFAFQKRGKSVWWDKLLKNKSARIISTLDQPAWYYWLVYGKPSNNAVKKLTLQFCGINPVRVTNIGPIRLSKEIYRQKWINKIERFGEQGK; encoded by the coding sequence ATGATAAAAATACTGATAATTAACGGTCATCCAGACAAAGAAAGTTTCAATTTTGGACTTGCTGAAGCCTACAAAAAAGGAGCCTTATCCAGAGGTCATGAAGTAAAGGAAATTATCATCAGGGATTTGAATTTTAATCCTAATCTACAATTTGGGTATCGAAAACGAACAGAACTTGAACCCGACTTATTAGATGCACAAGAAAAAATAAAATGGGCAGACCATTTAGTGCTAATTTATCCGGTTTGGTGGGGTTCAATTCCTGCAATTATGAAAGGTTTTTTTGATAGAGTATTCTTACCCGGATTTGCTTTTCAAAAACGAGGAAAATCTGTTTGGTGGGACAAATTACTAAAAAACAAATCCGCAAGAATTATTTCGACTCTTGACCAACCTGCGTGGTATTATTGGCTTGTTTATGGAAAACCAAGTAATAATGCAGTTAAAAAATTGACTTTGCAGTTTTGCGGAATTAACCCTGTAAGAGTTACGAATATTGGACCTATTCGACTTTCTAAAGAAATCTATAGACAGAAGTGGATTAACAAAATTGAAAGGTTTGGAGAACAAGGTAAATAA
- a CDS encoding CPBP family intramembrane glutamic endopeptidase, which yields MFEQTNQLGISHILTYLITGIPFFIGTLLIGKRSDFFQNLGLDKSIFKGFLFALICTLPMYIGFSAIFEFNPSIKPDAILIGVVSAGFFEELYFRGFLFGLPFRHSKLGFILSVLFGALYFGFLHLYQSNDFIELTGIFLITFLGGILFAWVYAEWNFNIWIPIFLHMLMNLAWEIFSVSDNALGGIYSNVFRFLTVGLVIILTILYKKRNGLKLSVNKNTFLLLKTNQTA from the coding sequence TTGTTTGAACAAACAAATCAACTCGGAATTAGTCATATATTAACTTATCTGATTACAGGAATCCCATTTTTTATTGGCACTTTATTGATTGGGAAAAGATCGGATTTTTTTCAAAATTTAGGGCTTGATAAGTCTATATTCAAAGGATTTTTATTTGCCCTAATCTGTACTTTACCAATGTATATTGGTTTTAGTGCGATTTTTGAATTCAATCCAAGCATAAAACCGGATGCAATTTTAATAGGAGTTGTTTCTGCCGGCTTTTTCGAAGAACTATATTTCAGAGGTTTCCTATTCGGACTGCCTTTCAGACATTCAAAACTTGGATTTATTCTTTCGGTTCTATTCGGAGCACTTTACTTTGGCTTTTTACATTTGTATCAAAGTAATGACTTCATTGAGTTGACGGGTATATTCTTGATCACCTTTTTGGGCGGTATCTTATTTGCTTGGGTATATGCTGAATGGAATTTTAACATTTGGATTCCCATTTTCCTGCATATGTTAATGAATTTAGCATGGGAAATATTTTCCGTGAGCGACAATGCTCTGGGTGGAATTTATTCAAATGTTTTTCGGTTTTTAACAGTTGGCCTGGTAATTATCTTGACAATACTTTACAAAAAAAGAAATGGATTAAAGTTATCGGTTAATAAAAATACTTTTTTGCTTTTAAAAACCAATCAAACTGCATAA